The proteins below come from a single Caenibius sp. WL genomic window:
- a CDS encoding UDP-2,3-diacylglucosamine diphosphatase codes for MSEPAPEPGPAGRRRYRTIWISDVHLGTRGCNAEMLIDFLDSVDSETLYLVGDIIDGWRLKKKFYWPASHNEIVWRILKRARRGTRIVYIPGNHDEMFRQFTGLNFGGVEIRRAAFHTTADGRRLMVLHGDEFDTVMLAHRWLAFVGDALYHVLMGCNRRVNAVRRRFGLPYWSLSKVAKHKVKNAVEFISRYEQVVSRAAAERGVDGVVCGHIHTAEIRDFDGVAYYNDGDWVEGCTALVEHMDGRMEVLHWPEEMARRAAEAAGQPAAQAMGRAA; via the coding sequence ATGTCCGAACCGGCGCCCGAACCGGGGCCCGCAGGCCGCCGCCGCTATCGCACGATCTGGATTTCGGACGTGCATCTCGGCACGCGCGGCTGCAATGCCGAAATGCTGATCGATTTCCTCGATTCGGTCGACAGCGAGACGCTGTATCTGGTGGGCGACATCATCGACGGCTGGCGGCTGAAGAAGAAGTTCTACTGGCCCGCCAGCCACAACGAAATCGTCTGGCGCATTCTCAAGCGGGCCCGGCGCGGCACGCGGATCGTCTATATTCCCGGCAACCATGATGAGATGTTCCGCCAGTTCACCGGGCTGAATTTCGGCGGGGTCGAAATCCGCCGGGCGGCGTTCCACACCACCGCGGATGGCCGCCGCCTAATGGTGCTCCATGGCGACGAATTCGACACAGTGATGCTGGCCCATCGCTGGCTCGCGTTCGTGGGCGATGCGCTGTACCATGTGCTGATGGGTTGCAACCGCCGTGTGAATGCGGTGCGGCGCCGTTTCGGCCTGCCTTACTGGTCGCTTTCGAAAGTGGCCAAGCACAAGGTCAAGAACGCGGTCGAATTTATCTCGCGTTATGAACAGGTTGTCAGCCGTGCAGCGGCCGAACGCGGGGTCGACGGCGTGGTGTGCGGCCACATCCATACGGCGGAAATCCGCGATTTCGATGGGGTGGCCTACTACAACGATGGCGATTGGGTGGAAGGCTGCACCGCGCTGGTCGAACATATGGACGGGCGGATGGAAGTGCTGCACTGGCCCGAGGAAATGGCGCGCCGCGCGGCGGAGGCGGCCGGGCAACCGGCGGCGCAAGCGATGGGGCGCGCGGCATGA
- a CDS encoding glutathione S-transferase family protein, which yields MERLVLHEDPRSGNCYKIRLTAALLGLALERVAYDGLKGETRTPDFLARINPGGRIPVLQIGNRFLPESNAACCYLAEGSALIPQDRFEKAEMLRWMFFEQNSHEPNIAALRMWLRFIGEHKLSPQQRGQILAKRIAGEDALATMDRHLGSREWMVGSSVTLADIALYAYTHVAEAGGFRLHDYPQICAWLERMTTLPGYVPMHD from the coding sequence ATGGAGCGGCTGGTTCTGCATGAGGACCCGCGCAGCGGCAATTGCTACAAGATCCGGCTGACGGCTGCCTTGCTTGGGCTGGCGCTGGAACGGGTCGCTTACGATGGCCTGAAAGGTGAAACGCGCACGCCCGATTTCCTCGCCCGCATCAATCCCGGCGGACGCATCCCGGTGTTGCAGATCGGGAACCGGTTCCTGCCCGAAAGCAATGCGGCGTGCTGCTATCTTGCCGAAGGCAGCGCGCTGATCCCGCAGGACCGGTTCGAAAAGGCGGAAATGCTGCGCTGGATGTTCTTCGAACAGAACAGCCACGAACCGAACATCGCGGCCCTGCGGATGTGGCTGCGCTTCATCGGCGAACACAAGCTTTCGCCGCAGCAGCGCGGGCAGATCCTGGCCAAGCGGATCGCGGGGGAAGACGCGCTGGCGACGATGGATCGCCATCTCGGCAGCCGGGAATGGATGGTCGGATCGTCGGTCACGCTCGCCGATATCGCGCTCTATGCCTATACCCATGTCGCCGAAGCGGGCGGGTTCCGCCTGCACGACTATCCCCAAATCTGCGCCTGGCTCGAACGGATGACCACGCTGCCGGGCTACGTGCCGATGCACGATTGA